From the Tachysurus fulvidraco isolate hzauxx_2018 chromosome 21, HZAU_PFXX_2.0, whole genome shotgun sequence genome, the window atatctaatattaatcttgaatctttataataaccttttgttttatgatcatgttgagacaatgtccattgttaaaagtgctgtacgaataaaattgaattgaatttagtgtgtgtgtgccctgcgatgggttggcactctgtcagggtgtatcctgccttcatgcccaataacgcctgagataggcacaggctccccgtgacccgagaagttcggataagcggtagaaattgaatgaatgaatgaatgaatgaatgaatgaatgaatgaatgaatgaattgaatttatattctgtatattatatactgtatttgatCAAGAGCTATGAGACAAATACTATTGTGCCTATCTGAATACAGGgtcctgataaaataaataagtaaataaataaataacagtggAAGAAATTGTAATACAGCTCAAAGCCTGCTTATTGTATtctatgtatatacagtatatacactaaatGGCATAAAGTTTAAGTATATCTGACCATCACgctcatactgtatgtgcttgttgaacatctttTTCCAGATTTATTCGCCATctctgttataataagctccactttCTGCGAAGGTTTCACTATTGGAGATATTGGAgagtggctgtggggatttgtgttcgtTCAGCAACAAGGGCATTAGTGAAATCAGTCACTGATGGAGGTCTGGGTTTCAGTctagtgttccagttcatcctaaaggtgttcagaaGGATCAGAGTTGAGTCTGGGTtctctctgtgcaggacactcgagttcttcttCTCTGATCTTCACCTCTAAAGACATTCTGTACTTTATAATGGTGTGTTTCCAAATTTGTGTCAACACTATAGGAAGGAACCACATATAAGCGTGATGATCAGATTGTCACCAAAAATGCAGCCACACTAGGTACTTTTATATACTCATTTTCatcaagggtgccaataattcttaAAGGACAGAAATTCCACAAACAAGACAAAGCGCCTCCTAGGCTATATTCTTCATTAATACTTTAAGTGAATTTACATTTGGTTTGCTGgctagaaacaacaacaacatgaaaaaaaaaaatcctaatacATCACATCCTGTTTCTTCCATTATGACCTTGAGCGGTGTGTTTTGACCTGAGTATCCATGGTAATAAACATTACTCTCGGTGTGTTCATTGTATACGGCCACCGGTTTTGTGTAGAACTACACATCAGTACATATAATTTGTGGTGTAACAAACATGTAAAAAGAGTATAAGTAAAACAAAGGGCCTGTAAACATACACTGGTTTTCACACAAAGGTGGACAGGCAGGGAATCAGCATgctatttttttagtttaagcttaaaatggattatttttaatgttttgaaaATAATCCAGTAACCCTGAGAAATGCAAATacgcaaaacaaaaaaaaacaaaaaaagccttGGCATGGGAACTCACATGTAGCATGAATATTCTTAACTTATGGCATGAAACCTATTTTGGAaatatgttggaaaaaaattctaaataatatCAATGGACACAAAGAATTTTTCAGTTATGGGAATTATAGAACATATAGTATGATCCCTGTGCTACACGTTTCAAATGAACATCAATCGGTTAGCATCTCGCTATAAAAATGCTCTCTGTGACTTGCCCTGAGTGACTTGTCATTGCTCGAGTGCCTCCGGTAGTTCTGAGCTGGAGGATGAAACTCTGTGGAAATTGCAGTCGAAATCAAAATCAGGAAACGGCTCAAGCGCGAGACCTCGGCAGGCTTTAGCAGGGCGATCGGGCCGCTTCTTCAGTTCCACGATCAGCTCCACTGGGCTTTTTTGTAACAACTGCGAGTCGAACGGAGTCCCACGGAAAAAAGTTTGGCGCTTGAAGCGCTCCAGGGTTCGCAGGCGACGTGTCGGGGTCTTACACAGCAGCTGGCAGGGACGGGAACACCAGGATGAGGGCATGATTTTGGTTCTAAACGGATTTGGGGTTAAAATCTACCAAAGGATACAGGACAGGCTGATCTGATGAGAAATGTAATCCTGAACCAACCTCTAGAGAGTGTTTATGTCTCACCTCGGTCAGCAGAAGGGCAAACGGAGGAGAGAAGCTTGTGGGCATCTCATAGGAGAAGCAGCGCACCTTCCTCAGCATGCAACAGTGATCTGACTCGGGAGGAACAGGAAACTGTCAGAAGAAGTGAAGTGATTTAATAGCAAGCTCAAGAGAACTCATATGTACAGATTCAACCTATAAGTGGGATACGCAGTGTCGTATCGCTTAGGGCCGCTCTAAATATGTAAGATACGTATATtcactcttctttttttcattaagctttatcctggtcagagttGTTGTGGATCCGTAGTTTATACCAGGAACGTTAAGCGTGAGGTGACAATACACACTGGATAGGATCTGAGTCCATCAAAAGGACACAATACTTGACAATTAAGCATAGCTAAGACAGAAAAGTATCGCCTGGTCTTTTACctgtccagtttgggtgagtTTGTGCTCACTGTACCACCTGATTCTTGTTCATGGCTTATGATTTATGATTAGCTTGGGACAAGTGCAAAGTGATTCTGAGACGGTGTATCCGGAGGTATAAAAGAATTCCAGCTGTGGTAGTGGACAGAACACTTGTCTTGGGTACAGATACGGAATTTCCTTCAGGTCTTAAATGGGTCACACAGGAAATgatacactctcactcactcattttctaccgcttatctgaactactcgggtcacggggagcctgtgcctatctcaggcgtcatcgggcatcgaggcaggatacaccctgtacggagtgccaacccatcacagggcacacacacacactctcattcactcactcacgcaatcacacagtacggacaatttttccagagatgccaatcaaccgaccatgcatgtctttggaccgggggaggaaaccggagtacctggaggaaacccccgaggcacggggaaaacatgcaaactccacacacacaaggcggaggcaggaatcgaaccctcaaccctggaggtgtgaggcgaatgtgctaaccactaagccactgtgccccccggAAATGATacaatatcatataatatatgaatatatgcgTAATTCTTTTATTTAGTACTTTTACTAATTCTGTCTATTTCTGAAACTTAGTGTTCGAAAGTAAAACCCtagtatgaattttttttattaagcgatgcgcatttattttttttcttaaatggaGATTATGGAGTGACTCTGTGGAACCAGCTAATGTATTAAGTCACATCCCGTGTGCTGTTTACGGCAATAATCTGAGAAACGTGTAAATTCACGACAAGTAGATTGTTCCAAATAAATCTGGCCTTTGACCTGCAGTCCAAGTATCACTGATTCTAAAAGTCTGTGATCACAGTGATGCAGTCACGTGTCGGTGACCTGCTTTGTGACTCCACCTTGCCGGTAGCCAATGCGAAGAGCAGGATCCCAAGTGACCACCAATCGGCAGCGTGGCTGTACGGACCTCCGCTCAGCACTTCAGGAGCTGTAATGTAACAGGAAGCTTTTGTAAGACTGAAAGCAAGAGGAaatttacacaatacacaacgaTGTATTGCTACAAGGTTTATCAGTATGTTTCAGGAACAACCCAACTGATGTTATAATGAATACGCTTAAGCTTTTAAGGtattaaagaaatgtacccATGTACTGAATTGTCCCACATATAGTGAATGCCCTTCCTCCATGTTCGAGCCTCCGAGACAAACCGAAATCAGCCAGGCGTAAATGCCCTGACAcacaaatcatatatatataacaaatcaATACAATGTTCGACTTTCATGTAACAGTAACAACATACATGTGTAATCAGATATTATTAACATCTGTGTTAATACTAAACTCGATGTACAGAATACAGACCGCACTTACCCTGATCTGACAAAAGAACGTTCTCCAtctagaggagaaaaaaaaacaagaagcttCAGATCTTTCCTTCGATCGTCTTTGTCATGAACCGCACTAGACTCGTATGTCTCTCGACTTGTACATACGCGTGCCCAATGACCAATTAGAAAACTTTAACAATAGCactatttctgtcaggaccacttgtcaAATGAGAATAGATTAGATGATAGCGTACAGTTAGTCTTAGCGGTATGGTTCTATTCGAGGCAGGAATCCACGCGCAcatccgtgcgcatgcatggactgAGCGGGGACAGCAGCAattagaaaatagaatagaccccccgaTAACAGAAGTATTGATCAtgcaaagagtttttttttgtttgtttgtttttcaaaaataaatgaataatgaataaatagagagaggaagagagagaaactatgtggagatttaagacataAACTGGTACAccgaacacgggttccggcatggtggagttggggttggaggagggaggagggagtttaagttGCAGCAGCAGTGACGTGCTGGAAAGTACCTCAATGAAtgtgaatttaaatggtcgggtaatatggatgacgtaaccggattggtgcgcgtcgtggaccGCTGATtgacagctgatgcacgcttgacgacatggcctgccagaactaacgcgaagcTTAATTTATCAGTATTAagacgagaaaaaaaaattcttaccTTAACGTCACGGTGGATTATTCCAAAATCATGAAGAAACCCTGTGATGAACAACAGATGAATAAATTTGCCGGAAAATTCTTTTTGCCAATAATCAATAGACTTTTATTAGAAATATTCACCGAGAGCAGAGCCGAGCTCAGCAGCGAACACCTTGAGCGCATCCTCTCCGAAGTGACCGATCATCAACCAGTAGGTGTATAAATCTCCTGTGCTGcagtaatcacacactagagaGGCAAGAAGGAGATAAAAGAACGTTGTGTATGATAAATatctcactctgtcacacatAGGGTCATGTTTGTTTCAGTATATATAAACACCATCGATCATACACATTTACAGCCGTCCTTATtcagagcaattgagggttaagggcctttctcaggggcccaacagtgacagcttagtggacctgggatcaaactcacaaccttccgattggtagctcaacaccttaaccactaggctaccacacgccCTGGTATTTTAACATGAACCAGTCCTCTTTTAAGTTTTCTTATCCTGCATTCGACATAATGCCATAACTCATCATTTACGACTCGagataacaacaaataaaagcatCAGAATTCCTATTTGGGACGGTAACGTTATTTCTGATGTCATTCGTTACGTCAATTCAACAGGAAAACAAATGAAGTCCTCTTACAATTTGAATACGTTataccagtggtccccaacccccgggtcacggaccggtaccggtaccggtccgttgaccaaatggtaccgggccacccaaggaacattaattatttcattttatttactgtggtgtatttctctcgggtttgtgtgactttccatggacgagaggttaaccgggagctgagagacgtcacctaaagccgcaccgataccgcgcatgtgcgaaatatcatgatatcgggccgggtttaggtgacatctggagctgagcggctgcaagcggcagtggtgttgtagctttggtggagagagaaggtgtgtatcgctcttctctctgttcaccggtactttgtcatgtttaacagtgcttggtgtacgtgtatattgtggttgctcaaatttaacccacaaattagcaaaaatgagcacgaaacagacgtcgttagaaagttagaaactctgccggtgttctggattacagtcatggcggaataccctgagattgtctccacagcacttaaatccctatcgccatttccgacatgctatctgtgtgaagcggggatttctgcagtgacggcaaccgaaacaacacaacggaataaactggacattagcaacacacttcgggtgtcattgtctcctattaccccagatggaaccgtctcgttgtaaagaaacaggctcagggttctcattgatttagcattgtagtgagttaaaaaggcatgtttaaatacaattaaattaatattattaattttaatataattgtatAGCCCCCACCCCCCGCGGGccacggtaaaatgatcaaacattgaccggtcagtggcgaaaaaaggttggggaccactgcgtTATACTGTCTATACGTATAATAACAAAGATATATGCACTCATATTATTCCATTAAAAAGTCGATCGCAAAAGCgtctttctttttacatttacatttccggcatttagcagacgcccttatccagagcgacttacattttatctcgt encodes:
- the rskrb gene encoding LOW QUALITY PROTEIN: ribosomal protein S6 kinase-related protein (The sequence of the model RefSeq protein was modified relative to this genomic sequence to represent the inferred CDS: substituted 1 base at 1 genomic stop codon), which produces MGANGSKSSKNLLQHKDESHRSSRWRGFLSSLGVSVPLGLHIRSRHMIQDKTAPVPEYVLSSLPVPDKLHMEWSLPTFINMFLPEFPHRSIPGHEHFQILGYIAKGSFGPILKVKDKSKQKTYAVKVIPKSEILRLGVLDQSKEEVIVQRQVCHPFVHDLQDCWQTQHHLYIMCDYCSTGDLYTYWLMIGHFGEDALKVFAAELGSALGFLHDFGIIHRDVKMENVLLSDQGHLRLADFGLSRRLEHGGRAFTICGTIQYMAPEVLSGGPYSHAADWWSLGILLFALATGKFPVPPESDHCCMLRKVRCFSYEMPTSFSPPFALLLTELLCKTPTRRLRTLERFKRQTFFRGTPFDSQLLQKSPVELIVELKKRPDRPAKACRGLALEPFPDFDFDCNFHRVSSSSSELPEALEQXQVTQGKSQRAFL